The following is a genomic window from Candidatus Binataceae bacterium.
CCGCAAACTGACGAGCCTCTTCGGGGTCAGTCATGTGCAGTGATTCTTCCGGACGCTTCTCCAAAATCGCGGATGAGGAGCCGATGTAGCCGATCTCGCCCTCGACCAGGATCTCCGGACGGATTGATTTGGCAATCTCCACCGCGCGCTTCGACTGCTTGAGGTTCTCTTCGAGCGGTAGCTTCGATGCATCGAAAATCACTTCGTCGTAGCCGGCTTCGGCGACTTCCTTGACCTTCTCCAGAGAATGGGTGTGGTCGGCGTTGAGAAAGATCGGAAACGGCGATTCATCGCGGAGACTGCGGACGATTGCCGCGGCGGTGCGGGTGCCGATGAATTCCCGCTCACCCTCTGACACCCCGACCAGCACGGGAAGTTTCAGTTCTCGTGCGGCGTCGACTATGGCGCGCAGCGCGGTCAGATCGGAGGTATTGAAATGGCCGATCGCGACGTTTCGTTTCTCGGCCTCGGTCAAAGCTTGTCGCAACGAGTGCATGAATCCACCTCGCAGCCAAACGCGATGACGTACTAGTGAGTCCTAGCGCCGGGGCGCCGGTCAGTCCACGGGCGGCAGCCGAATGTATGCTCACGA
Proteins encoded in this region:
- a CDS encoding class II fructose-bisphosphate aldolase; the protein is MHSLRQALTEAEKRNVAIGHFNTSDLTALRAIVDAARELKLPVLVGVSEGEREFIGTRTAAAIVRSLRDESPFPIFLNADHTHSLEKVKEVAEAGYDEVIFDASKLPLEENLKQSKRAVEIAKSIRPEILVEGEIGYIGSSSAILEKRPEESLHMTDPEEARQFAAETGIDVVAPAVGNMHGLLREMVSGQSHKHLDVPRIGVIKRAVGKFMTLHGGSGTADHDFVAAIKAGMTIVHVNTELRLAWRKGVEEGLRKDPDEVAAYKIMPAAYHSVFEVVKERLTLFNSN